The DNA sequence CCGCCGGTCGCGCTGGGCGATCAATTCGGCGGTGGAGCGTCCCGCGACGACCTCGTCGGTTTCCCGCACCATCGCGTCGCGCAGCTCGCCGGTCAGTTCCGGGGATTCAAGGCGAGTCCACGGAGATTTTAGGGACGGACCGAAATGGTCGAGCATATGTGCCATGCCCCCTTCGCCCCCGGCCATGTGGAATGTCAGGCAGGGACCGAAGAACGCCCAGCGCAATCCCGGGCCGGCGGTCATCGCCAGGTCGATCTGCTCCACGGTCGCCTCGCCCTTGTCGACCATGTGCAGCGCCTCGCGCCAGGCCGCCTCCTGGATCCGGTTCCCGATGAAGCCGGGGAGTTCCCGGTCCATGGCGATCACGGACTTGCCGGCGGCGCGGTAGAAGTCCGCGGCCCACTCCACCGCCCACGCCGCGGTGGCCTCGCCGCCGACGACCTCGACCAGCGGCACGAGGTAGGGCGGGTTGAACGGGTGGCCGACCACCAGGCGCTCCGGCAGCTCGGCCTTGACCTGCATCTCGCTCATGGAGTAGCCGGAGGTCGAGGAGCCGATGACGACGTGGCCGGGTGCGGCGGCGTCGATCTCGGCGAGCAGGCCGATCTTCACGTCCAGCCGCTCGGGCGCGCTCTCCTGGACGAAG is a window from the Streptomonospora litoralis genome containing:
- a CDS encoding 3-hydroxyacyl-CoA dehydrogenase NAD-binding domain-containing protein, with protein sequence MPRPGAAVDPDAVRTVACVGAGVIGGGWVAHFLARGYRVVAWDPAPDAESRLRQLVAAAWPALTGLGLADGASTENLSVAATLAEAVAEADFVQESAPERLDVKIGLLAEIDAAAPGHVVIGSSTSGYSMSEMQVKAELPERLVVGHPFNPPYLVPLVEVVGGEATAAWAVEWAADFYRAAGKSVIAMDRELPGFIGNRIQEAAWREALHMVDKGEATVEQIDLAMTAGPGLRWAFFGPCLTFHMAGGEGGMAHMLDHFGPSLKSPWTRLESPELTGELRDAMVRETDEVVAGRSTAELIAQRDRRLIAVMRALAEVDAEEAGEAAKAGR